AATGATTTCTTTAAAATACGCTATAATAAAAAGCTTGAAGTTGCCTCTTCGGTATTGATGGTTTTCGCTTATCCGCACTGGATTGCGGCACAATTTGTAGCCTTGGCTTACTTATTCAATATAGTCATTGGCATTCCGTTTAATTACGGAATTTTTCTCGGTGCGGGAATCGTGGTTTTTTACACCTATATTGGTGGTATGTGGGCAGTTGCTTATACCGACATGGTTCAGAGTGTCATGATACTTTTGGGTTTATTTATTCTTTTATTTGAGGTATTAAATAAAACAGGAGGAATTGTGCCGATATTTGAAGCGCAACCAAGCGAATTTTTTAATATTTTTCCTCATGGGGGACTTGATGAATGGTCCGAGTATATTGCCCTGCTACTGGCCTTCATAGCCGGTGCAATTCCTGCCCAGGAAATTTATCAGCGTGTCTTTTCAGCCAAGAATGAAAGAACTGCAAGAAACGGCCTTTTTTTGGGAGCCTTCTTAATGATCCTTATTCCCAGTATTCCTCTTATTATTGGTTTGGGAGGAGTTTATCTGTTCCCTGAATTAAAGAGTAATAGCCAGGATATAATTCCCTCGCTCGTAAAAGTGATGACAAGCGTACCTGTACAGGTACTTTTTTACGGGGCCATGATTTCTGCGATATTAAGTACTTCGAGTGGAGCCATGCTTGCTCCTGCAACCGTAATAGGGGAGAATTTGATTAAACCTTACATCAAAGGTATTTCAGATAAGCGATTACTGTTGTATACCAGACTTAGTGTAATTTTAGTGGCTGTAATTTCATGTTATTTTGCACTAGACGATTCAGACATAGTAGGATTAGTGGCCGCTTCATTAAGCCTTATTTTAGTTTGTCTTTTTGCTCCTTTTACCTTTGGCTTATTTTGGAAAAAAGCTTCGGTTACAGGGGCTTGGGCGGCAATCATCATTGGAGGTTTGACCTGGTTCACAGGCTTTCTGTATGAGACGAGAATAGATCCAACTATTTATGGAACCGCTGTGAGTTGTTTTAGCATGATTCTTGGCAGTATTTTGTATCCGGATAAAATGCAAACGAATAGAAAATTCGATGATAAAAAATAAGAGAGGCTAATGAGGCCAGATTAGGACATTCCAAACAGTATTGTTTCACCTTGGATTGAATTATGAGAATACCAATAGTTTGTACATTACTTCTTTTTTGCTTTTTGGCCAAGGGACAGACCTTTGATACGGAATTCAAGTACCCTGATTCATCAGGCAAAAATGTTATTATTCAAAATAGTCTACCGAAAGGAGGTTTAAAATATTCTGACCCTGAAGGTAATGAATACGTGTATGCCGTATTTTGGACTCGAATTACGAATCAAAGTGATTCATCGAAAGAAATTGAAATTCAATTTTCTTCAGATAACTATCAGCATATTCGCTCTTTCGATACTCAATTTAAATTAATTTTACCTTCGGATAAAATGACTCTGGACAAAGAGCCTTCGTTCCTAAACGGATTGTCAGAAATAAAATCAGTTTTAGACAGGAATATCAATGATCAACATGAGGTCAAGCGTGTGATCGAAGCAAATGATTCATTTTCATTTTATGTGGTGGCCCTGTTTAACAAAGGAGTTGAGGGAGTGGTTCGGGCCGGTTTTTCATTAAGGGGTAAAGAAATCATATACGCAATTAACGGAACCGAAATTCCATGTGGCAGGATTATGAATTAAATTTTATTTGATCAATGAAACTATCAAAGAACAATTATAAAAAAGCAAGGGACTTTATTTTAACAAACGCCAGGATGATCGAGAGACGGTTGTTTCAATTTCATTTTGAGAATGATGATCCTGAAGGTGTTTTTCACGCTGTTTATGCTTACCGAAATTCTGATGGCGGTTTTGGTCACGGGATGGAACCAGATACTTCATCTCCCGAAAGCCAACCTCTTTTTAGCATTATGGCTTTGGAAACCCTTGACGAAGCAAGCCTTTTAACCAAAACCAGGATCCTGAATGATTTTATGCCCTATTTTGAAAGTATAACAACTGATAAAGGAGGTATTCCATGGATGTTTCGTCCGCTGGGGGATTATCCCTGCGAGGATCATTTTAAAACTGTAAAAGAATGGGCCGCTTTGAGCACAACGGCTCCATTGTTAGGCATTCTTGAAAAACATAATATTGAAATTCCATGGATGGAAAAAGCAGAAGAGTTTGTGTGGCAGGAGATTGAACGAATTAAGGAGAAGCATATTTTTTGCCATTTGTGCGTGCCAAGGAGATTGCAGTTTTTGAGCCACACCAAAAGTAAAAACAAGGCAGAAAAGGCACTAAAGGATCTAAAAAAATGGATCCTGACAGAGGGTGTATTGTGTAACGACAAATCAGATGGGGGCTGGGGACTTTATGGAAAACCTCATAGTTTGTGTTATGCCCCTGCACCTGAGAGTATTTTAAACCCAATATTTTCTCAGGAGATGATTGATTCAGACTTGGATGAATTAATCAAGCGTCAAAAGGAGGATGGCAGATGGGACACCTGGTATGGACTCAGTGAAGGTATGAAACTTGAATGGGCCGGAATACAAACCTTATGGACCTTGAAAACACTCAAAAATTATAAGAGAATAGAAGATTAGGAAACTTTATGATTTTAGTTTAGATAAAACAAATTAGAAATGATTAGCAGAAATATAGTCATGAGAGTTGGGAGGCCAACAGATCATTTAGAAGAAATCACCAAAATGTATACAGAAGGTTTAGGTTTTGAAATTATAGGAGGATTTGATAATCACGGTGATTTTAGCGGTAGGATGGTAGGACATCCCAAACACCACTTTCACCTTGAATTTACGACCCATTCCAAAGAAAAAGCAGGTCGGGCACCTACCCTGGAAAATTTACTCGTATTTTATCTTCCTGATGATGATGAGTACGCAATAGCGATCGAAAGAATTTCCAACTCCGGATTCAAGAAAGTAAAATCTTTCAACCCCTATTGGGAAGGTGGGGGTCAAACCTTTGAAGATTTAGACGGTTACAGGGTTGTTCTTTCCAATGCAGAAAGTCCTTTTTAATAAGGATATTTTGTAAAATTTCAAGATCCTAAACTACTTTTTAGTAACTTGGTACTGAATCGAAAATCGCCTCAGCTTTAAAATATATCGCATTTAAATCTCAGGCTCAATAGAAGAAACTTCCTTATCCAATTTTAAAAATGAAAATTTCCAGTTATACATTGACCTTATCATTTATTCTGTCTTTGCTTATTTGTCCACCTCTTTTAGCCCAAAAAGTTGAAGTAGGGGATAATTCAGTACTGTGTAAAGATGATCCGGATTGTATCAACCGAATTCATCCTGCCATACCCATGCTAAAAAAGGCAAACCCCGGTGATACGATTGTTTTTAACTCCAGAAATGCCGATGACAGGATCCTTGACCCGAATGCTCCTGAAATCGAAAGAGAGGATGACCCTGAGATAGGTTGGGTACATCCCCTGACCGGCCCTGTTAGAATTAACGGAGCTATGCCCGGTGATGTATTAAAAGTAAATATTATTTCTGTTGACCCTGGCCAATGGGCCTGGACAATTACATCCGGAATCGTTTCTGATGTAGTTGAAGGTTATTTGATGGTCCGGTGGAAGCTGGGAAAAGAATTTGCTACCTCAGAGGACCTCCCGGGTGTCAGATTGCCCAATAGAAGTTTTCCCGGAGTCGTCTCGGTTTTGCCGAGTGTGGAAAAGCATGCTGAAATGCTGAAACGGGAACAGGAATTGCATGATGCAGGAGGAGATGTACTCGTGCCAGGATCTAAATTCGCTCTTCCGGAATCCATTTGCGGAGAGGGAGGTAAATATAAGGATGAATGCCTAAGGACCATTCCTCCCAGGGAGCATGGAGGAAATTTGGATATCAGATACCTACAGGCCGGTTCTTCAATTTATCTGCCCTGTTTTGTTGAAGGAGCGGGATTATCGATAGGGGATCCTCATTATATTCAAGGTGACGGGGAAGTCTCCGGTACCGCATTGGAAATGGATGCTGTAATTACCGTTACAACAGAAATAATCAAAAACGGCCCTGATTTATCAAGAGGTCCTCATTATGAAGGCCCTTCAAAACTGCTTGATATTCCTTCCACAAAATTTTACGCAACAACCGGATTTCCAATAAAGGATAAAGCTGCAATTCCTCCTCATTTGGAATATCTCGGTTCGGAAAAAATAGGTAGTTTGGAAAACCTTTCCAATGATATTTATCTGGCGGCCCGAAATGCCCTTCTAGAGATGATTGACTATATTTCGGAGACTTATGGGTATTCCAAACTTCAGGCATATATCATTACATCAGTGGCTGTGGATTTGAAGATAGGCCAGCTTGTGGATGCACCAAACGTTGGAGTCACCGCAGTATTACCACTTGATATATTTGAGCAAAACGATTAGAAATCTGATATTCTCTCTGGGTATTTCCGGAAAGATCAATTTTTAAAGCAAGGAAATCTAAAGAATCAATTAGGCGAAATGGAATCTAAGATCAAATATGAGTTCTCAGCTAAGCTATGGAAGCATGGCTCTGAGGGGGGATGGTACTTTGTAAGCCTTCCTCAGGAAATATCAAAGGAAATAAGAATCAATCTGCAATGGCAGGAAGAAGGCTGGGGCAGGATGAAGGCTCAGTCTGTCATCAAGGATGTGAAATGGAAAACCTCGGTATGGTTTGATACTAAAAAGGATACTTATATTCTTCCGGTAAAATCGGAAATTAGAAGTAAATTATCCCTTAAAGAGGATGACCTGCTGCATGTTAGCGTTTTATTTTAAAAAGTGGAAAATTATGGAAGAATCAAACAATAATATTACTTATATAGAATTTAAGGCCGGCAATTTGGAAGAAGTAAAATCATTTTACCAAGAATGCTTTCAATGGAGATTTAAGGATTATGGGCCAGATTATACTTCTTTTTCGAACAGTGG
This DNA window, taken from Lutimonas zeaxanthinifaciens, encodes the following:
- a CDS encoding DUF1905 domain-containing protein, with translation MESKIKYEFSAKLWKHGSEGGWYFVSLPQEISKEIRINLQWQEEGWGRMKAQSVIKDVKWKTSVWFDTKKDTYILPVKSEIRSKLSLKEDDLLHVSVLF
- a CDS encoding VOC family protein translates to MISRNIVMRVGRPTDHLEEITKMYTEGLGFEIIGGFDNHGDFSGRMVGHPKHHFHLEFTTHSKEKAGRAPTLENLLVFYLPDDDEYAIAIERISNSGFKKVKSFNPYWEGGGQTFEDLDGYRVVLSNAESPF
- a CDS encoding acetamidase/formamidase family protein — protein: MKISSYTLTLSFILSLLICPPLLAQKVEVGDNSVLCKDDPDCINRIHPAIPMLKKANPGDTIVFNSRNADDRILDPNAPEIEREDDPEIGWVHPLTGPVRINGAMPGDVLKVNIISVDPGQWAWTITSGIVSDVVEGYLMVRWKLGKEFATSEDLPGVRLPNRSFPGVVSVLPSVEKHAEMLKREQELHDAGGDVLVPGSKFALPESICGEGGKYKDECLRTIPPREHGGNLDIRYLQAGSSIYLPCFVEGAGLSIGDPHYIQGDGEVSGTALEMDAVITVTTEIIKNGPDLSRGPHYEGPSKLLDIPSTKFYATTGFPIKDKAAIPPHLEYLGSEKIGSLENLSNDIYLAARNALLEMIDYISETYGYSKLQAYIITSVAVDLKIGQLVDAPNVGVTAVLPLDIFEQND
- a CDS encoding sodium:solute symporter family protein — protein: MVNFFILGYLLLTLGIGFWASRRIKTSDDFSLAGKSLSTSIVGVTLFATWFGSSQIMGNPGYFIVDGFSSYITLVVAGGICLFLVGQFYARKLYRMDIVTINDFFKIRYNKKLEVASSVLMVFAYPHWIAAQFVALAYLFNIVIGIPFNYGIFLGAGIVVFYTYIGGMWAVAYTDMVQSVMILLGLFILLFEVLNKTGGIVPIFEAQPSEFFNIFPHGGLDEWSEYIALLLAFIAGAIPAQEIYQRVFSAKNERTARNGLFLGAFLMILIPSIPLIIGLGGVYLFPELKSNSQDIIPSLVKVMTSVPVQVLFYGAMISAILSTSSGAMLAPATVIGENLIKPYIKGISDKRLLLYTRLSVILVAVISCYFALDDSDIVGLVAASLSLILVCLFAPFTFGLFWKKASVTGAWAAIIIGGLTWFTGFLYETRIDPTIYGTAVSCFSMILGSILYPDKMQTNRKFDDKK